One window of Papilio machaon chromosome 18, ilPapMach1.1, whole genome shotgun sequence genomic DNA carries:
- the LOC106710075 gene encoding uncharacterized protein LOC106710075, translating to MFVCTRCKLEFREGAQCSSCQGHFDFPCAGITENGYRKLGDRLNTWRCATCKVAGSSSPRSGSSKAPFPVDLEKVMEDLKCLRIQLAPLPSMIETVKLIQTDLKSLKADIADLKLLKSDIADVKASMDFVQYSVDTLTGKVSALDKEVQELKKSKDDISILKQQVSDLRTIAREQDQRARMNNMEIKGVPMTNSENLFSLVTKIGNLIQCPITKDQINYITRVPSRGNNTIKSIVVSVHNRYQKDDFVAAARKLTITAADLGLQGGTRIFINDHLTVDNKILLNKAKALAKEKNFAFTWVKGSKIFMRRNPTSPIIAIKTEADLKKLCN from the coding sequence aTGTTCGTGTGCACTAGATGCAAATTAGAATTTAGAGAGGGTGCGCAATGCAGCTCCTGTCAGGGGCACTTCGATTTCCCTTGCGCGGGTATAACGGAGAACGGGTACCGAAAACTCGGTGACAGGCTCAACACATGGAGGTGTGCTACCTGTAAAGTTGCCGGAAGTTCCAGCCCGCGTTCGGGGTCGTCCAAAGCCCCCTTCCCAGTCGATCTTGAGAAGGTGATGGAGGATTTGAAGTGCCTGAGGATCCAGTTGGCCCCACTCCCGTCGATGATTGAAACAGtgaaattaatacaaacaGATCTTAAAAGCTTAAAGGCCGATATTGCTGACCTGAAGTTATTGAAGTCTGACATCGCCGATGTAAAGGCGTCAATGGATTTTGTTCAGTATTCGGTGGATACACTGACAGGCAAAGTTAGTGCTTTGGACAAAGAAGTGCAAGAGCTCAAGAAGTCCAAAGACGACATATCTATCCTGAAGCAGCAAGTGAGTGATCTTAGAACTATAGCTCGAGAACAAGATCAAAGAGCCCGCATGAACAATATGGAAATAAAAGGGGTTCCAATGACTAACTCGGAGAATTTATTCTCATTAGTTACTAAAATAGGCAACCTCATTCAATGCCCTATTACAAAAGACCAGATCAACTACATCACAAGAGTGCCATCTCGCGGCAATAACACGATCAAGTCAATTGTGGTATCGGTTCATAACCGATACCAAAAAGACGATTTCGTTGCGGCAGCCAGAAAACTCACAATCACAGCAGCCGACCTGGGCCTTCAAGGCGGTACGAGGATATTCATTAATGATCACCTCACTGTTGACAACAAAATCCTGCTCAATAAGGCAAAGGCGCTAGCAAAGGAAAAAAATTTTGCTTTTACTTGGGTGAAGGGATCAAAAATCTTTATGCGGAGAAACCCGACCTCACCAATTATAGCCATCAAAACCGAAGCCGACCTAAAAAAACTGTGCAATTGA